A genome region from Chloroflexota bacterium includes the following:
- a CDS encoding PKD domain-containing protein, producing the protein MLTISRTRVIVFALILFVAGAIAGSGIGIAYGTQTDDAVTTQRIAELQNQRKVADDKYNVLIAEYNKVRTAPVAPAVKTVAPTPTSMPTATVPATAAPVADFGSDKVEARPESQIKFRDDSNGKVTAWLWDFGDGTTSTEQNPAHAYKEVGKYTVTLKVTGPGGSDTIKRMDYIRISEDCDC; encoded by the coding sequence ATGCTAACAATTTCTAGAACCCGCGTGATTGTGTTCGCTTTGATCTTGTTCGTTGCCGGTGCAATTGCCGGCTCGGGCATCGGCATCGCATACGGCACACAGACTGACGATGCAGTGACGACGCAAAGAATCGCCGAGCTGCAAAACCAACGCAAAGTGGCAGATGACAAGTACAACGTGTTGATCGCCGAATACAACAAAGTCCGCACTGCCCCAGTCGCGCCCGCAGTGAAAACGGTCGCGCCTACCCCAACCTCCATGCCGACGGCTACCGTGCCGGCGACGGCAGCGCCAGTTGCCGATTTTGGTTCGGACAAAGTGGAAGCGCGCCCCGAATCACAGATCAAGTTTCGCGATGATTCGAACGGTAAAGTGACGGCATGGCTGTGGGATTTCGGCGATGGCACGACGAGCACAGAACAGAATCCAGCCCACGCGTACAAAGAGGTTGGCAAGTACACGGTCACCCTGAAAGTGACGGGACCGGGTGGTTCGGACACCATCAAGCGCATGGACTATATCCGCATTTCCGAGGATTGTGATTGCTGA
- a CDS encoding serine/threonine protein kinase, producing MFLFEGAKLGAGKHEYLIQRQIARGGMSAIYQAEDLTDQRVVAIKEACLDAACSNNIAAIRARLLHEMDVLAPLDHRNIPKVYEHFAYDNNAYLVMDYIAGNTIRQIEEHARTHAYLLEEARVLGWAIQILDTLTYLHERPKPIIHRDIKPENLILAPDGRVVLIDFGLMKQVESQLESGPLIHAVGTVEFAPPEQYADSGNVTDQRTDIYALGATMYYLLAGRLPPRAVERMLPTSINISLKLPSLRKINPTVSSQMERAIFKAMEIDPENRYASARAMRDAICPRKAFIPLPF from the coding sequence GTGTTCCTCTTTGAGGGCGCGAAACTGGGCGCGGGAAAACACGAATACCTGATCCAACGGCAGATCGCGCGCGGCGGAATGAGTGCGATCTATCAAGCCGAAGACCTGACCGATCAGCGCGTCGTCGCGATCAAAGAAGCGTGCCTGGATGCCGCGTGCTCGAACAATATCGCCGCGATTCGCGCGCGTCTGTTGCATGAGATGGACGTGCTCGCGCCGCTCGACCATCGGAACATCCCCAAGGTGTACGAGCATTTCGCGTACGACAACAACGCGTACCTCGTGATGGATTACATCGCCGGCAACACGATTCGCCAGATCGAAGAACACGCGCGCACACACGCGTATCTGCTCGAAGAAGCGCGCGTGCTTGGTTGGGCGATTCAAATTCTCGACACGCTGACGTACCTGCACGAACGCCCCAAACCGATCATTCATCGCGACATCAAGCCGGAAAACTTGATCCTCGCGCCGGATGGGCGCGTGGTGCTCATTGATTTCGGCTTGATGAAGCAAGTCGAAAGCCAACTCGAAAGCGGTCCGCTGATTCACGCGGTCGGCACCGTCGAGTTCGCGCCGCCGGAGCAGTACGCCGATAGCGGCAATGTTACCGATCAACGCACCGATATTTACGCGCTCGGCGCGACGATGTACTATCTTCTCGCCGGTCGCTTGCCGCCACGCGCGGTCGAGCGCATGTTGCCGACCTCGATCAATATTTCACTGAAACTCCCCTCCCTCCGCAAAATCAATCCCACCGTTTCGTCGCAGATGGAACGCGCGATCTTCAAGGCGATGGAGATTGACCCGGAAAATCGCTACGCCTCCGCGCGCGCCATGCGTGACGCGATTTGTCCGCGCAAAGCGTTCATTCCCCTGCCGTTTTGA
- a CDS encoding response regulator transcription factor: protein MSKIRVLLADDHAVLREGLRTLLSLQEDIEVVGEADNGQRAVEMVAQLRPDVVVMDIAMPVMDGLEATRALKQQQSDTRVLILSQHDNREYVFSVLQGGAAGYVLKKSGGAEVIHAIRSVFKEGAYLPPGIAREVMDRYIQRPTEVTGRPHLTEREKEVLRMIAEGKSNREIAELLCLSVKTVMAHRTNIMEKLDIHSSTELVKYAIRQGIVSV from the coding sequence ATGTCAAAGATTCGTGTGTTGTTGGCGGACGATCACGCGGTATTGCGCGAAGGTTTGCGGACGTTGCTCTCGTTGCAGGAAGATATCGAAGTGGTCGGCGAAGCGGACAACGGGCAACGCGCGGTGGAGATGGTCGCGCAGTTGCGTCCCGATGTCGTCGTGATGGACATTGCGATGCCGGTGATGGATGGGTTGGAAGCGACGCGCGCGCTCAAGCAACAACAATCCGACACGCGCGTCCTGATTCTGTCGCAACACGATAATCGCGAGTACGTGTTCTCGGTTTTGCAAGGCGGCGCGGCGGGATACGTGCTGAAAAAATCCGGCGGCGCGGAAGTGATCCACGCGATTCGGAGCGTGTTCAAGGAAGGCGCGTACTTGCCGCCCGGCATCGCGCGCGAAGTGATGGACCGCTACATCCAACGCCCGACCGAAGTGACCGGGCGACCGCATCTCACCGAACGCGAGAAGGAAGTGTTGCGGATGATCGCGGAGGGCAAGAGCAATCGCGAAATCGCGGAACTGCTCTGTCTCAGCGTCAAGACGGTGATGGCGCATCGCACGAACATCATGGAAAAGTTGGACATTCACTCGAGCACCGAGCTGGTCAAGTATGCGATTCGGCAAGGCATTGTCAGCGTGTAG
- a CDS encoding GAF domain-containing protein codes for MQLWTRLRRSVAELIARLIEIQLGLKTTMTLLSVIGMIALIGIFSVLAIAAARETTDRALQERVVLAQVAAKHADYVLGTVRAGLDALAAHPFMRQDRASREDRENELRDVVVRHSFPARQIFLLQPTGEIAADSGDTDLRILPNIFPMVQSNAFVVTSIALEPNARAIIAAVPVRDASNRVIGAVAAMLDLTEFGVSTLAPAATLGNTGYVEIVDVDGLIVSSTLPQRLLSRADHGESLVAMIGDGKSVVTTCHNCHNTATDIERRLEVIAFAPLKNAPWGVVVRQAEEEAFGSSRQLQGRIVLFAIVAVAGAIVLVWLTTRYIIAPVQNLKLAAEQMVRGNWETPIAVRRGDEIGALADTFETMRAQLRQNIAEIQDLNRDLDQRVQARTRELSALNAVAGVVTQQLHLDEFLGKTLQQVLTVAGADAGTVFLLSEESRALEPQCCLGTSEDAARAITRLHLDDSACGGVIEKGQPVIVPDLSRYTAGAGRSLYQEGLRSLVHVPLISRGVALGTMCVGTRTPREFTPREVELLMALGNQIAVGVENARLYDELARREQLRGDLLEKVITAQEEERKRIARDLHDDTSQSLSALIYSMEAAETTCADPRLHQTMGHMRGVLAQTLDGIHKLIHDLRPSMLDHLGLFVALRWYAETRLKPANMRLRVEERGALRRLPPQLETALFRVGQEAINNIARHSGARNVRLKFDGQDGTLHIEIRDDGIGFDLIEVEHSADRQRGLGLAGMQERVGLLGGQIHIISTPGHGTQVSISVPMEHV; via the coding sequence ATGCAACTGTGGACTCGTTTGCGCCGCTCGGTCGCCGAACTGATCGCGCGGCTCATCGAAATTCAACTCGGTCTCAAAACGACGATGACCTTGCTCTCGGTCATCGGCATGATCGCGCTGATCGGCATTTTCAGCGTGCTCGCGATCGCCGCCGCGCGCGAGACGACCGACCGCGCGTTGCAGGAACGCGTTGTCCTTGCTCAGGTCGCGGCGAAGCATGCCGACTATGTGTTGGGCACCGTGCGCGCCGGCTTGGACGCGCTTGCCGCGCATCCGTTCATGCGCCAGGACCGCGCGTCACGCGAGGATCGTGAGAACGAATTGCGCGATGTCGTCGTGCGCCACAGTTTTCCGGCGCGCCAAATTTTCCTCCTACAGCCAACCGGCGAAATCGCCGCCGATTCTGGCGACACCGATCTGCGCATATTGCCGAACATTTTCCCGATGGTGCAGAGTAACGCGTTCGTGGTCACGAGCATTGCGCTCGAACCCAACGCGCGCGCGATCATCGCCGCCGTGCCGGTGCGCGACGCATCCAATCGCGTGATTGGCGCGGTCGCGGCGATGCTCGACCTGACCGAATTCGGCGTCAGCACGCTTGCACCGGCGGCGACGCTGGGCAACACGGGCTATGTTGAAATCGTAGATGTGGACGGCTTGATCGTGTCGAGCACATTGCCGCAACGTTTATTGTCCCGCGCGGATCATGGCGAAAGTCTCGTCGCGATGATCGGGGATGGCAAAAGCGTTGTGACGACCTGCCACAATTGTCACAACACCGCGACCGACATCGAACGACGGCTCGAAGTGATCGCGTTCGCGCCGCTCAAGAATGCGCCCTGGGGGGTCGTCGTCCGCCAAGCCGAAGAGGAAGCGTTCGGTTCGTCGCGGCAATTGCAAGGGCGCATCGTGCTCTTTGCGATTGTCGCGGTCGCCGGCGCGATTGTGTTGGTGTGGCTGACGACGCGGTACATCATCGCGCCGGTGCAGAATCTAAAATTGGCAGCGGAGCAAATGGTGCGCGGCAACTGGGAAACGCCCATCGCCGTGCGCCGTGGGGACGAGATCGGCGCGCTGGCGGACACGTTCGAAACGATGCGCGCGCAATTGCGCCAAAACATCGCCGAGATTCAAGACCTCAATCGCGATCTCGATCAACGCGTGCAAGCGCGCACGCGCGAACTGTCGGCGTTGAACGCGGTTGCCGGGGTCGTCACGCAGCAGTTGCACCTCGACGAATTTTTGGGCAAGACGCTGCAACAAGTCTTGACCGTCGCCGGGGCGGACGCGGGCACGGTATTTTTGTTGAGCGAGGAATCCCGCGCGCTCGAACCGCAGTGTTGTCTCGGCACCTCGGAAGACGCCGCGCGTGCGATCACGCGCCTGCATCTCGACGATAGCGCGTGCGGCGGCGTCATCGAAAAAGGACAGCCGGTCATCGTGCCCGATCTATCGCGCTATACGGCGGGTGCGGGACGCTCGTTGTATCAAGAGGGTTTGCGGTCGTTGGTGCACGTCCCGCTGATCAGTCGCGGGGTCGCGCTGGGCACGATGTGCGTCGGCACGCGCACGCCACGCGAGTTTACTCCGCGCGAGGTCGAGTTGTTGATGGCGCTCGGCAATCAAATCGCGGTCGGCGTGGAGAATGCGCGCTTGTACGACGAGTTGGCGCGGCGCGAACAGTTGCGCGGCGACTTGCTCGAAAAAGTGATCACGGCGCAGGAAGAGGAACGCAAACGCATCGCGCGCGATTTGCACGACGACACGAGTCAATCGCTTTCCGCGTTGATTTATTCGATGGAAGCCGCCGAGACCACGTGCGCCGATCCGCGTTTGCATCAAACGATGGGGCACATGCGCGGCGTGCTCGCGCAAACGCTCGACGGTATTCACAAACTGATTCACGATTTGCGACCCAGTATGCTCGACCACCTGGGTTTGTTCGTCGCGTTGCGCTGGTATGCCGAGACGCGGCTCAAGCCCGCCAACATGCGCTTGCGGGTGGAAGAGCGCGGCGCGTTGCGGCGTTTGCCGCCGCAGCTGGAAACCGCGCTCTTTCGCGTGGGGCAAGAGGCGATCAACAATATCGCGCGGCATTCCGGCGCGCGCAACGTGCGCCTGAAATTCGATGGACAGGATGGCACGCTCCACATCGAGATTCGCGATGACGGCATCGGCTTTGATTTGATCGAAGTGGAACATTCGGCGGACCGGCAACGCGGGTTGGGTTTGGCGGGTATGCAAGAACGCGTCGGTCTACTTGGCGGACAGATTCATATTATTTCTACGCCCGGACATGGCACCCAGGTTTCGATTAGTGTGCCGATGGAGCATGTGTAA